The DNA sequence ACAAAGAAAAAAGCACATAAACCCGGTTCCGCCACCATTGCGCTCAACAAGCGCGCCCGCCATGAATACTTCATAGAAGAAGAAATTGAAGCGGGGCTGGCCCTTCAGGGCTGGGAAGTCAAATCGCTGCGTGCAGGCAAAGCCAACATCAGTGACTGTTATGTCCTGATGCGTGATGGTGAAGCTTACCTGTTCGGTGCCACTTTTACTCCGCTACATGGCGCATCCAGCCATGTGGTTTGTGACCCGACACGCACCCGAAAACTGCTGTTGAATCAACGCGAACTGGATTCGCTATATGGTCGAGTCAACCGAGAAGGCTACACCGTTGTCGCATTGTCTCTGTACTGGAAAAATGCCTGGTGCAAAGTCAAGATTGGCGTAGCCAAAGGTAAGAAAGAACACGACAAGCGTGACGATATCAAAGAGCGTGAATGGAAGCTGGATAAAGCGCGCATCATGAAAAACGCGGCTCGTTAACAGTCGCTAGCGCAGCGAGCCATCTTTCTGTTATAATGGAAAAATATCTTGGGGCTGATTCTGGATTCGACGGGATTCGCGAAACCCAAGGTGCATGCCGAGGGGCGGTTGGCCTCGTAAAAAGCCGCAAAAAAATAGTCGCAAACGACGAAACTTACGCCGTAGCAGCTTAATAACCTGCTTACAGCCCTCTCTCCCTAGCCTCCGCTCTTAGGACGGGGATCAAGAGAGGTCAAACCTAAAAGAGATCGCGTGGATGCCCTGCCTGGGGTTGAAGCGTTAAATCCAATCAGGCTAGTTTGTTAGTGGCGTGTCTGTCCGCAGCTGGCAAGCGAATGTAAAGACCAGACTAAGCATGTAGTACCGACGGTGTAGGAATTTCGGACGGGGGTTCAACTCCCCCCAGCTCCACCAAACCTAACGGCTTGATTCTCTTAGAGATTCAGGCCGTTTTTCTTTGAGCATGTGGCACAACTGTGACTCAGGAGTGTACCATATGTCGTCCAACAGCATCCCCCATTACCTCTATAAGCGTAACCACACATGGTGGTTTAGAAAGCGCTTTGTATCTCAGGGCAATGCAATCGAGTACAGGCTGAGCCTGCAAACAGCAAGCTTTCAGCGTGCCCGGCTTCTCGCCCTGCGTTTACAGACACTTTGCCAACAGATGGTTGCTTCTTTGGGGGCCCCCAAGAAACAGAAGAATGGCGTGATGGGAAAATCAGCACAAGAGCAAATCAAAGCAAAACTTCGAGCAAAAATTGCCGAATGGACCGCCGAAGAGACAGAACATTGGTTCTGCGGTTCTGAACGTAACGAAGGCGACCTGAACGATTATCTAGAGACGTTAGATATGGTTGTCTCTGATTTAAAGGAACGCATTGCTTACGATGATAAGCCATCACTGCACCGGGCCGAAGCAAATACAGTTCTGGACGAACTGCCACACCTCAAAGCAACTCTCAGCGAATACGATTATCAAGTTATTGCTCGTATGGTGGCACAAGCTAAGGTCAAATCATTGCAGGATACCCGAGCAATCATTCTTGGAGGTGATGCTGACTGGCTTACAACTAGCCCAGTTCCCTCACAAGAGACGTCCCGCTCAGATGTTCATTTTCTTTCAGATATGATCAGCAAGTACCAAGCCGAGAACGCAAGCAAAGAGCACTCGCAGAAAAGTCAGGACAAATATGCTCATTCGCTCGCACTGACCTTCAGTTTCTTCGGCAATGTGCCCATTTCGGAGATCTCATTATCCAGCGGTAGAGAGTTTCGTGAGTTACTTGCCTCATTACCTGAGAAACTCAAAGCCAAAGAAATGCTCGAAACTCCACTACTTGAGCTTATTTCTAAGAAAAAGGCTTCCAAAACTATCGCAACGGCTACGGCTAACGATCACCTTGAAAAGGTACGCCGCTTCTTTCAATGGATGCTAGATACAGGGTATCTGTCTGATGACAATCCCATACCTAAAGAACCATTACCCGAGCCAAAGCAGAGCAATAAGGCAGCGAGACATGCGATTTCTGACGAAGATGCAGTAAAAGTGTTTAACCATCACATCTTTACTGAGCATCGAGGCCTTGTGACCAACAAAATTCAACATCCACATCACTTCTGGCTTCCTTTACTCTGCCTCTTTACAGGCATTCGCCCGAACGAGGCTTGCTTACTGTATGTCGATGACATCGAGCTGGTGGGAAAGGTGTGGTGTATCCGCATTGATAAGCGTTTTGATGAACAAAGGTTAAAAACGCCCAACGCCTTACGCTATATCCCTCTACATAAGTGTTTACTGGAAATTGGCTTCGTGAGATATGTACATGATTTCAGCTCTTTTGTAGTGGTCAACAAAAACTGGCCACAGCGTTAGAGTTTTTCCAGAACAATCGTTCTGATTCATTCGGCGTCAAACCACCATTATATTGATGGGGTCTGAGCTGGCTGTAATATTCCGTGATGTAGTTCGTTATCGCTGCGCTGGCTTCACTAAAGTTGGCGTATCCATTATTCGGCACCCACTCTGTTTTCAGGCTTCTAAAAAAACGTTCCATCGGGCTGTTATCCCAGCAATTCCCCCGGCGACTCAGGCTTTGCTTTATCTGATATCTCCACAGTAATTGTCTGAAATTTCTGCTGGTATAGTGGCTACCTTGATCCGAGTGATACAGCAAATTAGAGGGTTTTCCTCGCGCTTCCCAGGCCATGGACAGCGCTTTCGTTGTCAATGCAGAGTCCGGGAAAAATGACATCGCCCAGCCAACTGGTTTACGAGAAAACAGATCAAGCACAACGGCTAAATAAGCCCAACGTTTACCTGTCCAGATATACGTCACATCACCACACCAGACCTGATTAGGTTCTGTTACTGCAAACTGGCGCTCAAGATAGTTGGGGATCTCTACGTGCTCCTTAGACGCCTTCTTATATCGATGGCCGGGCTGCTGACAACTGATGAGATTAAGTTCTTTCATCAGCTTTGTTGCCCGCCAGCGACTCAGTTTTACGCCTTTGGTTGTGACCATCGCGGCAATATTACGTGCACCTGCAGAACCATTACTTTCGCGATAGCTTTCACGAACAAGACTGAGTAATACCACGTGTGTGGCATCAGGCTTCTTTGGTTGCCGCCAGTATTTATAGCTGCTGCGATGAACCCCAAACACATTGCACATAACGGCAACGGGAAACCGCGCCCTGAGTTTCTCAACTAATGAGAATTGTTCAGGGAGTCTGACATCAAGAGCGCGGTAGCCTTTTTTAATATATCCCTTTCCATTTCAACACGTTGAAGTCTTTTCTTCAGCTCGCGTATTTCAATCTGCTCAGGTGTCATGGGTGAAGCTATGGGTGATTTTCCCGCTCGTTCTTCTTTCAACTGGCGGACCCACTTATCCATCGTGGATTTGCCGACATTCATTGCCGTGGCAGCGGCGGCAACAGTGTAATGCTGATCGAGTACAAGCTGGGCAGCTTCAAGGCGAAACTCAGGGCTAAAATTGCGTCTGTTACGTCCGGTCATAATGTCACCTGTTTTTGACTATGAGGCGATGATATCACCTCTATTCAGGTGGCCAAATTTAGTGTGCCACTACATCTACAGCCAGTATTGGTTCTATGGGGGAAGAGGAAGGAGTTACTTCAGGGCGTGGAGCAACGCGAAAATTTGGTGAGTTAAGGCGATAATTGGGATCCTTTCCACCTAAGCGCTTATCGTCATTTTCAAAACAAGTACGCTGCGGGTTCCAGGCTCTTGGATGTATTGTTACCGATAGCCCATCGATTTCTTCATCCCAATCAAACTCAATGATGTTATAAGTAAAGGTGTAGACGTCATCGGAATGATAAGGAACTGTTGCACCAGCTGCGAGCATTAAAACATCACAACCTTGATCAACGCTATCCACGGATACCTTAGGATCATGCTCATGACCAGAAATAAATACACGAGCACGGCTACGTACATATTGACGGACTTGCTCTTGATCTTTGTACCAACTAAGAGGATGGTGAACGAGAATTACATTTTCAATCCCATCATTACGGGGAATGACGAATTGTCGCGCTCCGATCATTAATTCTGGATCTTCATCGCGTTCTTTTCCATGGCAAAGCAAAGATGAATTGAGCCTTATAAAACGAATAGAGCGGCCTGGAGCTAAGTTTACTTCCAGCTCGGAAGCAAATGTTCCTTCATCGTTTAGTGGGCAATCGTAGCCGAAACTGAAGTTTCCGTAGTCTTCGAATCGAGCAAAAAGAGCGGCACGATCCACTGGATTATTCATAACTTGTTCGTATTCTTTGGGGCCACCAGTACGGATGTGGTCAAGAATAGCTTGTCCCGATAACGACAACTTTGAACGATCAAGATCATGGTTACCCGGAACCATTTGAACACAATGGATTTCTGCCCCTATGCTGGAAGCAAGTTGGTCTAGCCATTCCCCTGCAGAGTCGTATTCCGCCTTGGTTCCCGAATGAGCAATGTCACCTGTAACCAAGATCCCATGTGCTACCCCATTGGCTAAATTTGAAACTACGTGTCGTGCATCAGAAATTAGTTGCTGTTTCACATCATCATGTATGTGGACACGGTCGTCACCTTTTTCTTGACCAAAATGGATATCTGATACATGAACAAATACTGCTGGCATTCTTACCCCCAACATTTTTCATTTTAGATACACAAAAAATCCATAAAAGCATCAATCCCCTAACAAGCAAAATAGCACTTCATTCAAATTAGTTAATCCCACCGATATTCACTAGATTATACAATGACTTCTAATCTATGGCCCTTAATCACATATGGACTGTTCTCACAACTTGGGCTAATACCACACCGTTAGACGATCCTGCCCTATAACACCGTTCGGTCCAGAGGATAGCATTGTAAAAATCTTCAAATATATATCATT is a window from the Dickeya lacustris genome containing:
- a CDS encoding metallophosphoesterase family protein, with protein sequence MPAVFVHVSDIHFGQEKGDDRVHIHDDVKQQLISDARHVVSNLANGVAHGILVTGDIAHSGTKAEYDSAGEWLDQLASSIGAEIHCVQMVPGNHDLDRSKLSLSGQAILDHIRTGGPKEYEQVMNNPVDRAALFARFEDYGNFSFGYDCPLNDEGTFASELEVNLAPGRSIRFIRLNSSLLCHGKERDEDPELMIGARQFVIPRNDGIENVILVHHPLSWYKDQEQVRQYVRSRARVFISGHEHDPKVSVDSVDQGCDVLMLAAGATVPYHSDDVYTFTYNIIEFDWDEEIDGLSVTIHPRAWNPQRTCFENDDKRLGGKDPNYRLNSPNFRVAPRPEVTPSSSPIEPILAVDVVAH
- a CDS encoding IS3 family transposase (programmed frameshift), with translation MTGRNRRNFSPEFRLEAAQLVLDQHYTVAAAATAMNVGKSTMDKWVRQLKEERAGKSPIASPMTPEQIEIRELKKRLQRVEMERDIFKKGYRALDVRLPEQFSLVEKLRARFPVAVMCNVFGVHRSSYKYWRQPKKPDATHVVLLSLVRESYRESNGSAGARNIAAMVTTKGVKLSRWRATKLMKELNLISCQQPGHRYKKASKEHVEIPNYLERQFAVTEPNQVWCGDVTYIWTGKRWAYLAVVLDLFSRKPVGWAMSFFPDSALTTKALSMAWEARGKPSNLLYHSDQGSHYTSRNFRQLLWRYQIKQSLSRRGNCWDNSPMERFFRSLKTEWVPNNGYANFSEASAAITNYITEYYSQLRPHQYNGGLTPNESERLFWKNSNAVASFC
- the smpB gene encoding SsrA-binding protein SmpB, with product MTKKKAHKPGSATIALNKRARHEYFIEEEIEAGLALQGWEVKSLRAGKANISDCYVLMRDGEAYLFGATFTPLHGASSHVVCDPTRTRKLLLNQRELDSLYGRVNREGYTVVALSLYWKNAWCKVKIGVAKGKKEHDKRDDIKEREWKLDKARIMKNAAR